A stretch of Lathyrus oleraceus cultivar Zhongwan6 chromosome 6, CAAS_Psat_ZW6_1.0, whole genome shotgun sequence DNA encodes these proteins:
- the LOC127096759 gene encoding (+)-neomenthol dehydrogenase codes for MGKKEKNEKAKERREKRLQEIQLLRSIPYSHHQRWWSKETIAVVTGGNRGIGFEICRQLATHGLTVVLTSRDASAGAESIKVLQEDGFDVVYHQLDIVDDSSINQFVEWLQESYGGLDILVNNAGVNFNLGSDNSVENAYKVIKTNYYGIKNLTQVLIPLMKPSAVGARIVNTSSRLGRLNGRRNRISNVELRDQLSDLEVLSEELIDRTLSAFLQQVEDGSWTSGGWPQIYTDYSVSKLAVNAYTRLMARKLSERPEGQKIYINCYCPGWVKTALTGFAGNNTVEEGADTGVWLALLHDQTVMGSFFAERREINF; via the exons ATGGGCAAGAAGGAAAAGAATGAGAAAGCCAAAGAACGAAGAGAAAAGAGATTGCAAGAGATACAGCTTTTAAGGTCCATTCCTTATTCACATCACCAAAG GTGGTGGTCGAAGGAAACTATAGCTGTGGTTACCGGCGGAAACAGAGGAATTGGGTTTGAGATTTGCAGACAACTTGCTACTCATGGATTGACTGTTGTACTCACATCAAGAGATGCTAGTGCTGGTGCTGAATCCATTAAGGTTTTGCAAGAAGATGGTTTTGATGTGGTTTACCATCAACTTGACATAGTCGACGATTCATCCATCAACCAATTCGTCGAGTGGTTGCAAGAAAGTTATGGTGGTTTAGATATTCTG GTAAACAATGCTGGTGTTAATTTCAATCTTGGGTCTGATAACTCTGTTGAAAATGCTTACAAGGTTATCAAAACAAATTATTATGGCATTAAAAATTTGACTCAAGTCCTTATTCCATTGATGAAACCATCTGCCGTTGGTGCTCGAATTGTAAATACTAGCTCACGTCTAGGTCGACTTAATGGAAGACGGAAT AGAATCAGCAATGTAGAATTGAGAGATCAACTGAGTGATCTCGAGGTTCTTTCAGAGGAACTGATTGACAGAACTCTATCTGCATTTTTACAACAAGTAGAAGATGGAAGTTGGACATCAGGTGGGTGGCCTCAAATATATACTGATTACTCAGTGTCGAAACTTGCTGTTAATGCTTATACAAGGCTTATGGCAAGGAAGCTTTCGGAGCGACCAGAAGGTCAAAAGATTTATATTAACTGCTATTGCCCGGGTTGGGTAAAGACAGCTCTCACAGGTTTTGCAGGGAACAATACTGTTGAGGAAGGTGCTGATACTGGAGTATGGCTTGCCCTTCTGCATGACCAAACAGTTATGGGAAGTTTTTTTGCCGAGAGACGGGAAATTAACTTTTAA